The following are encoded in a window of Peromyscus leucopus breed LL Stock chromosome X, UCI_PerLeu_2.1, whole genome shotgun sequence genomic DNA:
- the LOC119086647 gene encoding integrator complex subunit 6-like — MEPSTMLKQEVSPVEEEAMGPSPKKRCTEDMVSEAPVRVKEEREDPVRVKEEREDPVRVKEEREDPVRVKEEREDPVRVKEEREDPVRVKEEDVSDNEEAQVGMTEGDSKPPTVYLRKCDKKRLKSEAEDASPQGSLPDGALHLKEEVKVEAAEENASLEHSASPANAPATSSLAISCYVLPLGPEDANQEIKYALMAEIRRFGRHYGRIFELLEEVQGPLEVQIQFVKFAIKEAARFKRYHLISYLDEMLDKLMSESTIRGNLNLSA, encoded by the exons ATGGAGCCTAGCACAATGCTTAAACAGGAAGTTAGCCCTGTTGAAGAAGAAGCCATGGGTCCATCACCAAAGAAAAGGTGCACTGAGGACATGGTGTCAGAAGCTCCTGTCAGGGTGAAGGAAGAACGTGAAG ATCCTGTCAGGGTGAAGGAAGAACGTGAAGATCCTGTCAGGGTGAAGGAAGAACGTGAAGATCCTGTCAGGGTGAAGGAAGAACGTGAAGATCCTGTCAGGGTGAAGGAAGAACGTGAAGATCCTGTCAGGGTGAAGGAAGAAG ATGTTTCTGACAACGAGGAAGCCCAGGTGGGGATGACAGAGGGTGATTCCAAGCCACCTACAGTCTATCTGCGAAAATGTGATAAAAAACGGCTGAAGTCTGAGGCAGAAGATGCCAGTCCACAAGGTTCTCTGCCTGATGGTGCTCTTCATCTCAAAGAGGAAGTTAAAGTCGAAGCTGCAGAGGAAAATGCCAGCCTTGAGCACTCTGCAAGCCCTGCTAATGCACCTGCAACATCTTCACTGGCAATCAGCTGCTACGTGCTCCCACTGGGCCCAGAGGACGCTAATCAGGAAATAAAATATGCCCTGATGGCAGAAATCCGACGCTTCGGACGCC ATTATGGAAGGATTTTCGAGCTGCTTGAAGAAGTGCAGGGACCTCTGGAAGTCCAGATTCAGTTTGTTAAGTTTGCCATCAAGGAAGCCGCAAG atttaaaaGATACCACTTGATAAGCTACCTCGACGAGATGCTGGACAAACTAATGTCAGAAAGCACTATCAGGGGCAATCTAAACCTAAGCGCATGA